Proteins found in one Bacteroidales bacterium WCE2008 genomic segment:
- a CDS encoding O-6-methylguanine DNA methyltransferase, protein MDDSDLKWIVTRIDGKITTVSTDYRSTARILTGLSTLPPSRFGEISCTKVTTDEIFALSDKVEWDDLMLFGTPFQKTVWRRMFEITHPGNPRLLSYTELAGDIGMAPGVRAVAHAVGLNPVSVIIPCHLIIPKESIEKLHEVEDNTLFKWETLYMVDQYIDYGEYALGADLKRELIRYHMNR, encoded by the coding sequence ATGGACGACAGTGACCTGAAATGGATTGTTACCAGAATTGACGGTAAGATAACGACGGTCTCGACCGATTATCGCTCAACAGCCCGGATCCTTACCGGGCTCTCCACTCTGCCGCCTTCCCGTTTCGGGGAGATATCCTGCACCAAGGTCACTACCGATGAAATATTCGCCTTGTCCGACAAGGTGGAATGGGACGACCTGATGCTTTTCGGGACTCCTTTCCAGAAGACTGTATGGCGCCGGATGTTCGAGATTACCCATCCCGGAAATCCGCGCCTTCTTTCATATACGGAACTTGCCGGGGATATAGGCATGGCTCCCGGTGTAAGGGCCGTAGCCCATGCAGTTGGGCTTAATCCTGTGTCAGTGATAATACCGTGTCACCTTATTATCCCGAAGGAATCCATAGAGAAGCTGCACGAAGTGGAGGATAATACCCTTTTCAAGTGGGAGACCCTCTACATGGTTGACCAATATATAGATTATGGCGAATATGCTTTGGGCGCCGATCTCAAGCGCGAGCTTATCCGCTACCACATGAATAGATAA
- a CDS encoding Dipeptidyl aminopeptidase/acylaminoacyl peptidase, which yields MKRILAIALALAAALTLSAQKPNYGLAERFSAKKINSMVFSTQMRPAWFRNSDRFWYSWKTPSGTRYYIVDPAAGTKTEIFDKERLAMQISEIVRDPFEANHLPIDNLKLKDDSYFLFDIHSSIDVKDKKDSTKTVKKIFHFRYDIASGKLTELEEGEKDKYPDWAAVSPDGKTGVYVKNHDLYCMDAENLAKAAEDDNDSTLVERRLTFDGKADFSWNGDNYSGDTETDSTARNIPMIRWSPDSRHFAAFRFDMSPVKDLWVINSVSSPRPKLETYKYQMPGEPGPVSYIYVFSMPDGKYREIKNHAFKDQDLAFETPAETAEDSYLECYSPKWLGDNTGFYIDRLSRDLKRIDLCWIGVDADSTKAIVKERLNTYVETRGVRLLKGGKQLLWWSERNGWANIYLYNSDGTLVKNLTEGAFHISDVLAVNEAAGYMLVSACGVIKDEDPYQNHTYKVSLSGGALQPLDIRDMDVMPAASDDAKYFVANYSRVDYAPAVALYNASGKKIMDLEKADLSLLFAAGYKFPERFKVKAADGVTDLYGVMYKPFDFDSTKVYPIADYVYPGPQVEANNISWSRGMTRVDRLAQIGMIVITVGNRGGHPDRSKWYHNYGYGNLRDYGLEDQKYAIQQLGARHSFIDLSRVGIHGHSGGGFMSTAAILKYPDFFKVAVSCAGNHDNSIYNRWWSEQHHGILEKIDHGDTTFVYHINTNQELARNLKGHLMLVHGDIDNNVNPANTIRVVDALIRANKRFDMLILPGQRHGFGDMNEYFFWRMADYYSEWFLDGTGRPETDIKELNND from the coding sequence ATGAAAAGAATACTCGCTATTGCACTGGCTCTCGCGGCAGCACTGACGCTCTCCGCGCAGAAGCCGAACTACGGACTTGCAGAAAGATTCTCTGCAAAGAAAATCAATTCCATGGTCTTCTCAACCCAGATGAGACCCGCCTGGTTCCGCAACTCGGACCGCTTCTGGTACTCATGGAAGACCCCTTCCGGCACCCGCTATTACATTGTCGATCCCGCAGCCGGAACCAAGACTGAAATCTTCGATAAGGAACGCCTCGCGATGCAGATATCCGAAATCGTACGCGACCCCTTCGAAGCCAACCATCTCCCGATCGACAACCTCAAGCTCAAAGACGACAGCTATTTCCTCTTCGATATCCACTCCAGCATCGACGTCAAGGACAAGAAAGACAGCACTAAGACCGTCAAGAAAATCTTCCACTTCAGATATGACATAGCCTCCGGGAAGCTCACCGAGCTCGAAGAAGGCGAGAAAGATAAATACCCGGACTGGGCAGCCGTCTCCCCGGACGGAAAGACCGGCGTCTATGTAAAAAACCATGATCTCTACTGCATGGATGCAGAGAATCTGGCAAAGGCTGCCGAGGATGACAATGACAGCACCCTCGTCGAGCGCCGCCTAACCTTTGACGGAAAAGCCGACTTCAGCTGGAACGGAGACAATTATTCCGGAGACACCGAGACAGACTCGACCGCAAGAAACATCCCGATGATCCGCTGGTCCCCGGACTCCAGGCACTTCGCAGCCTTCCGCTTTGACATGAGCCCGGTAAAGGATCTCTGGGTAATCAACTCCGTCAGCAGCCCCCGCCCGAAACTCGAGACATACAAATACCAGATGCCGGGAGAGCCGGGACCTGTCAGCTATATTTATGTCTTCTCGATGCCGGACGGCAAGTACAGGGAGATAAAGAACCATGCTTTCAAAGACCAGGACCTTGCCTTCGAGACTCCTGCAGAAACGGCCGAAGACAGTTACCTCGAGTGCTATAGCCCGAAATGGCTCGGCGACAATACCGGTTTCTATATCGACCGTCTCAGCCGCGACCTCAAGCGTATCGACCTCTGCTGGATAGGCGTGGACGCCGATTCTACCAAGGCGATCGTCAAGGAACGCCTCAACACATACGTAGAAACCCGCGGAGTACGTCTCCTCAAAGGCGGGAAACAGCTCCTCTGGTGGTCCGAGCGCAACGGCTGGGCCAACATCTATCTCTACAACTCCGACGGAACCCTTGTCAAGAACCTTACGGAAGGAGCCTTCCACATCTCTGACGTACTTGCAGTCAACGAAGCCGCCGGCTATATGCTGGTAAGCGCCTGCGGAGTAATCAAGGATGAAGATCCTTACCAGAACCATACCTACAAAGTATCCCTTTCCGGCGGAGCCCTCCAGCCTCTCGACATCAGGGACATGGACGTGATGCCTGCCGCCAGTGACGATGCCAAGTACTTCGTAGCAAATTATTCCCGCGTGGACTATGCTCCTGCGGTAGCCCTCTACAACGCTTCTGGAAAGAAGATAATGGACCTCGAGAAAGCCGACCTCTCACTTCTCTTCGCCGCCGGATACAAGTTCCCGGAGAGATTCAAGGTCAAGGCCGCCGACGGCGTCACAGACCTTTACGGCGTAATGTACAAGCCATTCGATTTCGATTCGACAAAGGTCTATCCTATAGCTGATTACGTTTATCCCGGCCCGCAGGTCGAGGCCAACAACATCTCATGGTCAAGGGGCATGACCCGCGTCGACCGTCTCGCCCAGATCGGAATGATCGTAATCACCGTCGGCAACCGCGGCGGCCATCCTGACCGGTCGAAGTGGTACCATAACTACGGCTACGGCAACCTCCGCGACTACGGCCTCGAGGACCAGAAATACGCGATCCAGCAGCTCGGCGCCCGCCACTCGTTCATCGACCTGAGCCGCGTCGGCATCCACGGGCACTCCGGCGGCGGTTTCATGTCAACGGCCGCTATCCTCAAGTATCCGGACTTCTTCAAGGTTGCGGTATCATGTGCCGGCAACCATGACAACAGCATCTACAACCGCTGGTGGAGCGAGCAGCACCATGGCATCCTCGAGAAGATTGACCATGGCGACACCACCTTCGTCTATCATATCAACACCAACCAGGAGCTCGCCCGCAATCTCAAAGGCCATCTGATGCTTGTCCATGGAGACATCGACAACAACGTCAACCCGGCCAACACAATCCGCGTCGTGGACGCCCTGATCCGCGCCAACAAACGTTTCGACATGCTGATTCTCCCGGGCCAGAGACATGGCTTCGGGGACATGAATGAATATTTCTTCTGGAGGATGGCCGACTATTATAGCGAGTGGTTCCTCGACGGGACCGGCCGGCCTGAAACAGACATCAAAGAACTTAATAACGACTAG